The sequence ACGTGCGCACCGACTCCACCCGGGTCCGGTGGTCCGTGGTGGCCGCGGGCAGTGCGGACTTCCACCGCACCACGAACGAGTCGACCAGCCCCGCGGCCACGTCCACCCCGGTGAGGGCGGTGGCATCCGCCAGGGCCCTGGCCCGCAAGTCCTCCTCCGGCGTGCGGTATCCCGGCGCGGCCGAATCGGGCGCGTCGGTCACCCGGCCGTAGGACAGGCGCAACACGTGGCGGTGGCCGCCGAGCTCTTGCCGGGCCCAGTCCCACTTGGCGCTGACGTGGGTTAGGGCCTTGGCGCCCACCACGTCCGAAGGGACGGCCGGTGAGACCAGCAGACCCGTTCCCCGGGGGTTCGCGTCCAACCCGGGCGCGTCCACCACCAAGGTCACGAGCGCGACGCCGGCCCCCTCCTGCGGGCGGTCCGCGGCGGACAGTGCCCCGCCGGAGACGGGAGACAGCAGGTCCCAGGCCCGGGGGCCGTCCGTGGCCACGACGACGCGATCCACCGTGACGGCCTCGGTGCCGCCCGCGCCGACGGTCACCTCCACGGTCCAGCGGTGTCCGGCCGTGGCGTGGGCCAGCGTGACCGCGCGGGTCCCGGTCAGCACGCGGGCACCCGCGCGGAGCACTTCCCCGGCGAGCGCGGCGGTCAGGGTGTGCATGCCCCCGCGCAGGGAGGCGACCACGGCTCCCGGCGGGGCGGCGGCGCGCCGGGCGGTCACGGCGCGGGCCAGGGAGCCCTCGGCGACCAGGGCCTCCAGCAGGCCCGGCGCGACGGTGCGCAGGTCCAGGGTATCCGGGTCCGCGGAGTGAACCCCGGCGACGACGGGCGCTACCAGGGTCTGCAACACGCCCTCTCCCATGCGGTCCCGGACCACGGCGCCGACGGTGACCGGGGTCCCCTCCGCGATGGCCTGGCGCCAGGTGTCCAGTGAAGACGGCGCGGGCATCGAGTGCGTGGCAGACGTCGCCTCCGCTGAGTGACCCGGCGAGTCATCGAGGTCCCGGCGGGCCCGCTCCAGGGCGTCGACGCCGAGCGCTTCGGCGACCTCGGGGGCATCCAGATCACCCGGGATCCCCAGGATCCCCAAGTGGGGTGCGGGCACGGCCCGGTGGTCATGACCCGGTCCGGACGGCGGCAGATACAACCACGATCCGCCCGGGTGAGGCGCGACGACGGCCTCCCCCAGTCCCAGCTCCTCCACCAGGTCGCGCACGGCCGGGGTGCGCACGGCGAAGGACTCCGCACCGGCGTCGAGGATGAGCTCGCGCCCCGCGGGCAACGCCACCGTCCGCGGGGCCACGCAACCGCCGAGGGAACCGCCGGCCTCCACCAGGGTGACCTCGTATCCCACGCGCACCAGTTCCCAGGCCGAGAGCAGCCCGGACACTCCCCCACCGACCACGAGGGCGGTGGGGCTGGCTGCCGGCTGGGAAGTCACGGCTGGATCGAGTGGATCAGGTCGACTATCCGGGTCAGGACCGTCGGGTCAGTGGTGGGCGGGACGCCGTGGCCGAGGTTGACCACATGCCCGGGGGCCACACGGCCGGCCTCGACGACCTCACGGACGTGGGCTTCGAGCACCTCCCAGGGGGCGGACAACAGGGCCGGATCGATGTTGCCCTGCAGCGGGACGGTGCCGCGACCGTCGGGGCCAGGCGTGGCACCCAGGCGGCGATGTGCCTCGCCGAGCGGCAACCGGTAGTCGACGCCCATGACGGAGGCTCCGGCGTCGCGCATGGCCGGGAGGATCTCGGAGGTGCCGGTCCCGAAGTGCACGAGCGGCACCGGCTTGCCGCTCCCGTCCACCAAGTCGCGGACGTGGGAGAAGGCATGGGCCGAGTGCGGCTGGACATACCGCTGGTAGTCGGCCAGGGACAGGGATCCCGCCCAGGAGTCGAAGAGCTGGCCAGCAGAGGCCCCGGCCTCGATCTGCGCGCGGAGGAAGGCCCCTGCAGTGTTGGCGGCCCACGTGGCCAGGGCGTTCCAGGTCTCAGGATCCGCGTGCATCATGGTGCGCGGACCCAGGTGGTCGCGGGACGGGCCGCCTTCCACCATGTAGGCGGCCACGGTGAACGGTGCGCCGGCGAAGCCGATCAACGGCGTGCTGCCCAGCTCGGCCACCGTCAGGCGCACGGCCTCCCGGATCGGTTCGAGGGACTCGTCCGTCAGTTCGGGCAGGGCCGCCACATCGGCGGCGGTGCGCACGGCCTGACCGAGCACGGGGCCGGTGCCGGGGACGATGTCCACGTCGACGCCGGCCAAGCGGAGCGGGACGACGATGTCGGAGAAGAAGATGGCGGCATCGACGTCATGCCGGCGCACGGGCTGAAGGGTGATCTCGGACGCCAGCTCCGGCTTCAGGCAGGATTCGAGCATGCCGATGCCCTGGCGCACCTCCCGGTACTCCGGCAGTGATCGGCCGGCCTGCCGCATGAACCACACCGGGGTGCGGGACGGGGTGCCGCCGCGGAAGGCGGTGACCAGAGGGGATCCAACGGTGGATCGGGCCGGGTCGGTGGTGGCCAGCGGATGGTCGGCAGGCAAGGGAGTGCCGGTCAGGGGTTCGGACATGACCGACATTGTCCCATTTTCCTCCTGCAGTGGTGAATCGCGGATGGCGCGAATGAACAGCGAGCGACTGGACAGTGACGGCGCGGTGGCGATCAACACAGGGTGCCCTTCTTAGACCCACCTCTTCGGAGGGATTAGAATCGGCGCATTGTGGCTTTGTTTTCCCTGGTTGCCTCGCACACCGACCTTGACCTCGACACGGTGGCGCAGCTGAGCAACGGCACCGGCGAGGTCGCTTCTGTCATCCCCGAATCCTCTGTCAGCGGTGCGGTCGTGCTGGCCACCTGTAACCGGGTGGAGATCTACGCCGAGGCCCCGGATGACCGTTCGGTCGAGCAGGCCCGCGCCGAGCTGCTGCAGGCGGTGACCCGTGGCTCCGGCCTGGCTCCGTCCACGGTGGAGTCCTCCTTCAAGGTCCTGACCGGTGACACTGCCGTACGCCACCTGTTCGAGGTGGGTTCGGGCCTGAAGTCCGCCGTGGTGGGTGAACGCGAGATCGCCGGACAGGTGCGCCGCGCGCTGGGCACCGCCCAGGAGACGGGGACCGCCACCGGCACCCTGGTCAAGCTCTTCGAATCGGCCACCCGCACCGCCAAGGACGTCGGCACGCGGACCGCGCTGGGATCGGCGGGCCGCTCCATCGTCTCCGTGGCACTCGATCTGACGGCAGACCTGCACGCAGGGG comes from Citricoccus muralis and encodes:
- the hemE gene encoding uroporphyrinogen decarboxylase → MSEPLTGTPLPADHPLATTDPARSTVGSPLVTAFRGGTPSRTPVWFMRQAGRSLPEYREVRQGIGMLESCLKPELASEITLQPVRRHDVDAAIFFSDIVVPLRLAGVDVDIVPGTGPVLGQAVRTAADVAALPELTDESLEPIREAVRLTVAELGSTPLIGFAGAPFTVAAYMVEGGPSRDHLGPRTMMHADPETWNALATWAANTAGAFLRAQIEAGASAGQLFDSWAGSLSLADYQRYVQPHSAHAFSHVRDLVDGSGKPVPLVHFGTGTSEILPAMRDAGASVMGVDYRLPLGEAHRRLGATPGPDGRGTVPLQGNIDPALLSAPWEVLEAHVREVVEAGRVAPGHVVNLGHGVPPTTDPTVLTRIVDLIHSIQP
- a CDS encoding protoporphyrinogen/coproporphyrinogen oxidase → MTSQPAASPTALVVGGGVSGLLSAWELVRVGYEVTLVEAGGSLGGCVAPRTVALPAGRELILDAGAESFAVRTPAVRDLVEELGLGEAVVAPHPGGSWLYLPPSGPGHDHRAVPAPHLGILGIPGDLDAPEVAEALGVDALERARRDLDDSPGHSAEATSATHSMPAPSSLDTWRQAIAEGTPVTVGAVVRDRMGEGVLQTLVAPVVAGVHSADPDTLDLRTVAPGLLEALVAEGSLARAVTARRAAAPPGAVVASLRGGMHTLTAALAGEVLRAGARVLTGTRAVTLAHATAGHRWTVEVTVGAGGTEAVTVDRVVVATDGPRAWDLLSPVSGGALSAADRPQEGAGVALVTLVVDAPGLDANPRGTGLLVSPAVPSDVVGAKALTHVSAKWDWARQELGGHRHVLRLSYGRVTDAPDSAAPGYRTPEEDLRARALADATALTGVDVAAGLVDSFVVRWKSALPAATTDHRTRVESVRTWLGDQSGLDAVGAWLAGTGLAAIVADTRRRIAP